GGGGCTTCGCCCTAGCGGTCCTCGGTGAGGCCGGCCCTGGCGGCCAGCACGGCTGCCTGGGTGCGGTCCGAGACGCCCAGCTTATCGATGATGCGTCGCACCACGTTCTTGACCGTGCCCAGGCTGTAGTGGATCTGCTGGGCTATCTCTTTGTTGGTGAGGCCGCGGGCGATGAGGCGCAGCACCTCCCGCTCGCGCGGCGAGAGGGAGGCCAGGGCTCGCGCTGTCTCGTCGGCCGGCTCCTCCTGGGACCGCTGCTGACGCACCAGTTGGGCCAAGAGGCTCGCCTCGATGATGGAGCCGCCGGCCCGCACGGTGCGGATGGCCTCCAGATAGGCCTCTCTGGGCATGCCCTTGAGCACGTAGCCGGAGGCGCCCACCTCCAGGGCCCGCTCCAGATATTCGCGGCTCTCGTAGCTGGTGACCATGATGATGGCGGTACGGGGCAGCTCCTGCTTGATGGCGGCGGTGGCGGCGAAGCCGTCCATATCGGGCAGGCGGATATCCATGAGGACCACGTCGGGCTGCAGACGGCGGGCCAGCTCCAGGGCCTCCTGTCCGTTGGCGGCCTCACCCACCACCTGGATGTCGCGGGCCTTCATCAGTGCCCGCAGCCCTTCCCTGACCACTGGATGGTCGTCGACGATGAGAATGCTGACGGTCTTGCTGCGACGGGCGTTGCTGGCCTTCTCGTCTACGCTCACCTGGGCGTTACCTCTGGTGCCTCGCACCATTATATCCCCCCTAATAAGGGAAGCGCTGCAGGCGCGGAGCGTTACCGTGTCCTAGAGAATGGGCAGGTAGCGCCGCACCTCGTAGTCCGTTACCTGGCGACGGTACTCGCTCCACTCGATCTTCTTGTTCTGAATCAGGGTGTGGAAGACGTGCTCCCCCAGGCAGCGGCGCAGCAGCTCTGACCGCTCGGCCACCTGGATGGCCTCCCAGAGGGAGCCGGGCAGGTGGGTGATGCCCCTCTC
Above is a genomic segment from Dehalococcoidia bacterium containing:
- a CDS encoding response regulator transcription factor; the encoded protein is MSVDEKASNARRSKTVSILIVDDHPVVREGLRALMKARDIQVVGEAANGQEALELARRLQPDVVLMDIRLPDMDGFAATAAIKQELPRTAIIMVTSYESREYLERALEVGASGYVLKGMPREAYLEAIRTVRAGGSIIEASLLAQLVRQQRSQEEPADETARALASLSPREREVLRLIARGLTNKEIAQQIHYSLGTVKNVVRRIIDKLGVSDRTQAAVLAARAGLTEDR